In Pseudofrankia saprophytica, one genomic interval encodes:
- a CDS encoding LLM class flavin-dependent oxidoreductase — protein sequence MADPATTAPLHLAVALDGAGWHPAAWREPDARPAELFTPGYWLDQVLEAERGLLDLVTIEDSLGLQSSGFDGPDDRTDQVRGRLDAVLIAARVSPLTSHIGLVPTATVSHTEPFHISKAIATLDFTSQGRAGWRAQTSRPAENSHFGRRTVRPFRLADYQSPEVQAVVAESFDEAADFVEVVRRLWDSWEDDAEIRDVASGRFVDRDKLHYIDFEGRWFKVRGPSIVPRPPQGQPVVSALAHATIPYRLGARAADIVYVTPRDEPGAAAIVAEIRAEQEAAGRAGETIHVFGDLVVFLDETAAAAAARKDRLDETAGEEYASDALVFTGTAAELADLLLGWQRAGLSGYRLRPGAVPHDLEAITRALVPELQRRGAFRTAYEADTLRGLLGLGRPANRYAIAAH from the coding sequence ATGGCAGATCCGGCGACCACGGCTCCGCTGCACCTCGCCGTCGCGCTCGACGGCGCCGGCTGGCATCCCGCCGCCTGGCGTGAGCCCGACGCGCGGCCGGCGGAGCTGTTCACCCCGGGCTACTGGCTCGACCAGGTGCTCGAGGCCGAACGCGGCCTTCTCGACCTCGTCACCATCGAGGACTCGCTCGGCCTGCAGTCGTCCGGCTTCGACGGCCCGGACGACCGGACCGACCAGGTGCGCGGCCGGCTCGACGCGGTGCTCATCGCGGCCCGGGTCTCCCCGCTGACCAGCCACATCGGCCTGGTGCCGACGGCGACCGTCAGCCACACCGAGCCGTTCCACATCTCGAAGGCCATCGCCACCCTCGACTTCACCAGCCAGGGCCGGGCCGGCTGGCGGGCCCAGACGTCGCGCCCGGCGGAGAACTCGCACTTCGGCCGGCGCACGGTTCGCCCGTTCCGGCTGGCCGACTACCAGAGCCCCGAGGTGCAGGCCGTGGTCGCCGAGTCCTTCGACGAGGCCGCGGACTTCGTGGAGGTCGTGCGCCGGCTGTGGGACAGCTGGGAGGACGACGCGGAGATCCGCGACGTCGCCTCCGGCCGGTTCGTCGACCGGGACAAGCTGCACTACATCGACTTCGAGGGCCGCTGGTTCAAGGTCCGCGGTCCGTCGATCGTGCCGCGTCCGCCGCAGGGCCAGCCGGTCGTCTCGGCGCTCGCGCACGCGACCATCCCGTACCGGCTCGGCGCCCGCGCCGCCGACATCGTGTACGTGACCCCGCGCGACGAGCCCGGTGCGGCGGCGATCGTGGCCGAGATCCGCGCGGAGCAGGAGGCGGCCGGCCGGGCTGGCGAGACCATCCACGTCTTCGGCGACCTCGTCGTCTTCCTCGACGAGACCGCCGCGGCGGCCGCCGCCCGCAAGGACCGCCTCGACGAGACGGCGGGGGAGGAGTACGCCAGCGACGCCCTGGTCTTCACTGGCACCGCGGCGGAGCTCGCCGATCTGCTGCTCGGCTGGCAGCGCGCCGGACTGTCCGGCTACCGGCTGCGGCCCGGCGCCGTCCCGCACGACCTCGAGGCCATCACCCGCGCCCTGGTTCCCGAGCTCCAGCGCCGCGGCGCCTTCCGCACCGCGTACGAGGCGGACACGCTGCGCGGGCTCCTCGGCCTTGGCCGGCCCGCGAACCGCTACGCGATCGCCGCCCACTGA
- a CDS encoding LLM class flavin-dependent oxidoreductase: MSDVPLSVLDLVPVSAGATHSEALRNAVDLARRTEAFGYRRYWLAEHHLASGVIGASAAVTIALVGAATRTIRLGSAGVQIGHRTPLSVVEEFGLLNAAFPGRLDLGIGRSLSRPAPKGGDGPAPVEAAQPSPSAGPPAPAGTPVTAGAALVSSGAGAGPGAATSAAGAADAAGAAANYVASLGGANHTADEYTAGGLLLPKKFDISRLLASDRLGLTLALLQQPGAYAPDYGEQIDDVLALLAGTYRSPGGLPAHASPGEGADLEIWILGASGGVSAQVAGQRGLPFAASYHHSPSTVLDGINAYRAAFRPSARLERPLVAVSADVVVAEDDDTAARLAAGYGPWVLSIRAGSGAIPFPAPEDALAHTWTDEERELVADRVRTQLVGSPRTVADRLEQLRAATGADELAITTITHQHADRVRSYELLADEWSRR; encoded by the coding sequence ATGTCCGATGTTCCGCTTTCCGTCCTCGACCTCGTCCCGGTCAGCGCCGGCGCGACGCACTCCGAGGCGCTGCGCAACGCGGTCGACCTGGCTCGGCGGACGGAGGCCTTCGGCTACCGGCGTTACTGGCTCGCGGAGCATCACCTCGCCAGCGGCGTGATCGGCGCCTCCGCCGCGGTCACCATCGCCCTGGTCGGCGCCGCGACGAGAACGATCCGGCTGGGCTCGGCCGGCGTCCAGATCGGGCACCGCACCCCGCTGTCCGTGGTCGAGGAGTTCGGGCTGCTGAACGCTGCCTTCCCCGGCCGGCTCGACCTGGGCATCGGCCGGTCCCTGAGCCGGCCCGCGCCGAAGGGCGGCGACGGGCCGGCACCCGTCGAAGCGGCGCAGCCGTCGCCATCCGCCGGCCCGCCCGCCCCGGCGGGAACACCGGTGACCGCGGGCGCCGCGCTCGTCTCGTCCGGAGCCGGAGCCGGACCCGGAGCCGCGACGAGCGCCGCCGGTGCCGCGGACGCCGCGGGCGCGGCGGCGAACTACGTCGCGTCCCTCGGCGGTGCCAACCACACCGCCGACGAGTACACCGCGGGCGGCCTCCTGCTGCCGAAGAAGTTCGACATCAGCAGGCTGCTCGCCTCCGACCGGCTCGGACTGACGTTGGCGCTGTTGCAGCAGCCCGGCGCCTACGCCCCGGACTACGGCGAGCAGATCGACGACGTGCTGGCGCTGCTCGCGGGGACCTACCGTTCCCCCGGCGGCCTGCCGGCGCACGCCTCTCCGGGCGAGGGCGCCGACCTCGAGATCTGGATCCTCGGCGCGTCGGGCGGCGTGAGCGCGCAGGTCGCCGGCCAGCGCGGGCTGCCGTTCGCGGCCTCCTACCACCACAGCCCGAGCACCGTGCTCGACGGGATCAATGCCTACCGGGCCGCGTTCCGCCCCTCGGCGCGGCTCGAGCGGCCGCTGGTGGCCGTGTCCGCCGACGTCGTCGTCGCCGAGGACGACGACACCGCCGCGCGCCTGGCCGCCGGTTACGGGCCATGGGTGCTGAGCATCCGCGCGGGCTCGGGCGCGATCCCGTTCCCCGCTCCCGAGGACGCCCTCGCGCACACCTGGACGGACGAGGAGCGGGAGCTGGTCGCCGACCGGGTGCGCACGCAGCTGGTCGGCTCGCCGCGCACCGTCGCCGACCGGCTGGAGCAGCTGCGGGCCGCGACCGGCGCCGACGAGCTGGCCATCACCACCATCACCCACCAGCACGCCGACCGCGTGCGCTCCTACGAGTTGCTGGCCGACGAATGGAGCCGCCGCTGA
- a CDS encoding ABC transporter ATP-binding protein — protein MGDPAMTGGPARPAAAEPAEPAEPAAERSDQENDSLLVIRGLSVSYQTRTGPVPAVRGIDLDIRPGEIVALVGESGSGKSTTAHAVIGLLPPGGRIDAGSVRFGAHDLVGLPAGELRAIRGAGIGLIPQDPTVSLNPVARIGDQVAEVLRIHQLAGRREAGRAAVELLERAGLPDPATRARQYPHELSGGMRQRALIAIAIAAGPSLIIADEPTSALDVTVQRLILDHLERLTTELGTAVLLVTHDLGVAADRAQRIAVMSRGKIVETGPTGRILDAPRDPYTRRLLRAAPGLAAARGSLPPLAARPPAALTKTATQAAVGVGGARPLVVVDHLVKDFPLPRTDGGARLLRAVDDVSFTVSRGETLALVGESGSGKSTTARLVLRLVDPTGGRITFDGDDVTRAGGGRLRALRRRAQLIYQNPYASLDPRFTIGEVINEPLRVFHIGDRASRLARVRDLLDRVALPASMVDRRPAELSGGQRQRVAIARALALAPELVVCDEPVSALDVSVQAQVLELLARLQADTGVAYLFISHDLAVVRQIAHRVAVMRSGRIVETGSTAELFARPEHEYTRALLDAIPGAARTRHVPTAGTPGIHGDPTDVHPRTARA, from the coding sequence ATGGGCGACCCAGCGATGACCGGCGGCCCGGCCCGACCCGCCGCGGCCGAACCGGCCGAACCGGCCGAACCGGCTGCTGAGCGGAGCGACCAGGAGAACGACAGCCTGCTCGTGATCCGCGGGCTGTCCGTCTCGTACCAGACCCGGACCGGGCCGGTCCCGGCCGTCCGTGGGATCGACCTCGACATCCGCCCGGGGGAGATCGTCGCGCTGGTCGGCGAGTCCGGGTCCGGGAAGAGCACGACGGCGCACGCCGTGATCGGCCTGCTGCCACCCGGTGGCCGGATCGACGCCGGCAGCGTCCGGTTCGGCGCCCACGACCTGGTCGGGCTCCCGGCGGGGGAGCTGCGTGCCATCCGCGGCGCGGGCATCGGGCTCATCCCGCAGGACCCGACCGTCTCGCTGAACCCGGTGGCGCGGATCGGCGACCAGGTCGCCGAGGTGCTGCGGATCCACCAGCTCGCCGGCCGCCGGGAGGCGGGCAGGGCCGCCGTCGAGCTGCTGGAGCGGGCGGGCCTGCCGGACCCGGCGACCAGGGCCCGGCAGTACCCGCACGAGCTGTCCGGCGGGATGCGGCAGCGGGCGCTGATCGCCATCGCGATCGCCGCCGGGCCCAGCCTGATCATCGCCGACGAGCCGACCAGCGCGCTGGACGTGACCGTGCAGCGGCTCATCCTCGATCACCTCGAACGGCTGACGACCGAGCTCGGCACCGCCGTCCTGCTCGTCACCCACGACCTCGGCGTCGCCGCCGACCGCGCCCAGCGCATCGCGGTGATGTCGCGCGGCAAGATCGTCGAGACCGGCCCGACCGGGCGGATCCTCGACGCCCCGCGCGACCCGTACACGCGCCGCCTGCTGCGTGCCGCCCCCGGCCTGGCCGCGGCCCGCGGCTCGCTGCCGCCCCTGGCCGCCCGCCCGCCGGCCGCTCTCACGAAGACGGCCACCCAGGCCGCGGTGGGCGTGGGTGGTGCGCGGCCGCTGGTCGTGGTGGACCACCTGGTCAAGGACTTCCCGCTGCCCAGGACCGACGGCGGGGCGCGGCTGCTGCGCGCCGTCGACGACGTCAGCTTCACCGTGAGCCGCGGCGAGACGCTCGCGCTGGTCGGCGAGTCGGGCTCGGGAAAGTCGACGACGGCCCGGCTCGTGCTGCGGCTGGTGGACCCGACCGGCGGGCGGATCACCTTCGACGGCGACGACGTGACCCGCGCCGGCGGCGGGCGGCTGCGGGCGCTGCGCCGGCGGGCCCAGCTCATCTACCAGAACCCCTACGCATCCCTCGACCCGAGGTTCACCATCGGAGAGGTGATAAACGAGCCGTTGCGGGTGTTCCACATCGGCGACCGGGCCTCCCGCCTGGCCAGGGTCCGGGACCTGCTCGACCGGGTCGCGCTGCCCGCGTCGATGGTCGACCGCCGCCCGGCGGAGCTCTCCGGCGGGCAGCGTCAGCGGGTCGCGATCGCCCGGGCGCTGGCGCTCGCCCCCGAGCTGGTCGTCTGCGACGAGCCGGTCTCCGCGCTGGACGTCTCGGTACAGGCCCAGGTGCTCGAGCTGCTGGCGCGGCTGCAGGCCGACACCGGCGTGGCCTACCTGTTCATCTCGCACGACCTGGCCGTCGTCCGCCAGATCGCCCACCGGGTCGCGGTGATGCGCTCCGGCCGGATCGTCGAGACCGGCAGCACGGCGGAACTGTTCGCCCGTCCCGAACACGAGTACACCCGCGCCCTGCTCGACGCCATCCCCGGTGCCGCCCGCACCCGCCACGTGCCGACTGCCGGCACTCCGGGCATCCACGGGGATCCGACAGACGTCCATCCGCGCACCGCGAGGGCCTGA